The Flavobacterium piscisymbiosum genome includes a region encoding these proteins:
- the dprA gene encoding DNA-processing protein DprA, protein MSDQELFYLLALLKVDGVGDIMAKKLLTHCGNAESVFKSKLNQIAGIDGVGSVLLNNLKDKSVFEKANKELEFINTNNINVSFFQDENYSDRLKHCFDSPVLIFSAGNINLKNKKIISIVGTRQITSYGTEFCKKLIEDLAPLDPVIVSGFAYGVDIVAHQLAMDYNLQTIGVLAHGLNQIYPKTHKKYVAAMEQNGGFITEFWSTANPDKENFVRRNRIVAGMTEATIVIESADRGGSLITANLANDYNRDVFAVPGRVTDKYSQGCNDLIKTQKANVLTSAADLVYILNWNIENKGKTVQKQLFVELEPDEQKVYDFLLKNGKELLDMIALQCDFPIYKISGVLLNMELKGVIRPLPGKLFEAI, encoded by the coding sequence ATGTCAGATCAGGAATTATTTTATTTATTAGCCTTATTAAAAGTGGATGGAGTTGGAGATATTATGGCTAAAAAACTCTTAACACATTGCGGAAATGCGGAATCAGTTTTTAAATCTAAATTAAATCAAATTGCTGGTATTGATGGAGTTGGATCTGTTTTATTGAATAATTTAAAAGATAAATCTGTTTTCGAAAAAGCAAATAAAGAACTTGAATTTATTAATACAAACAATATCAATGTCTCATTTTTTCAGGATGAAAATTATTCGGACCGTTTGAAACATTGTTTCGATTCTCCGGTTTTAATTTTTTCTGCAGGAAATATTAATTTAAAGAACAAGAAAATAATAAGTATTGTGGGAACACGGCAGATAACTTCGTACGGAACCGAATTTTGCAAGAAGTTAATCGAAGACTTGGCGCCGCTTGATCCTGTAATAGTAAGTGGCTTTGCGTATGGCGTTGATATTGTGGCGCACCAATTGGCAATGGATTATAACTTGCAAACTATTGGAGTTTTGGCACATGGTTTAAACCAGATTTATCCTAAAACGCACAAGAAATACGTTGCTGCAATGGAACAAAATGGCGGATTTATTACGGAGTTTTGGAGTACAGCAAATCCTGATAAGGAGAATTTTGTACGCAGAAATCGCATTGTTGCCGGTATGACCGAAGCGACAATTGTTATAGAATCTGCAGACAGGGGAGGTTCACTTATTACTGCAAATCTTGCCAATGATTATAATCGTGATGTTTTTGCCGTTCCCGGACGCGTTACAGACAAATACAGTCAGGGTTGCAACGATCTTATTAAAACTCAAAAAGCAAACGTTTTAACGAGCGCTGCTGATTTAGTTTATATTTTGAACTGGAATATTGAAAATAAAGGAAAAACGGTCCAGAAACAATTGTTTGTTGAACTCGAACCGGATGAACAAAAAGTTTATGATTTTTTACTTAAAAACGGTAAAGAATTACTGGATATGATTGCCTTACAATGTGATTTTCCTATCTATAAAATTTCTGGAGTTTTGCTGAATATGGAACTTAAAGGCGTAATTCGACCTTTGCCCGGGAAATTGTTTGAGGCGATTTGA
- a CDS encoding SPOR domain-containing protein, protein MKIETYIGQLLYRYQCVTVPGFGAFLTEIQSAQLNESTNSFFPPKKMISFNSHLKNNDGLLANHIANSEKTSYGFAVSAIAFEVVNWKKTLEENGVISLKNIGEIRLNAEKNIIFTPNDQTNYLATSFGLSPFVSPLVKKENFEKKIKEIEEREPIALYENDEERSSNSFLKYAAIFVLGLGITGSIGYPLYQNQIANKTLIVESAVQKKVQNKIQEATFFIQSPLPAVTLSVDSAKVEVAAEKMMSYHIMAGAYRSEQNAKKAYNQLIKDGFKARMLGENKHGLFPVLYGSYATMAEAEKAQKEIQKGENPDAWILVETL, encoded by the coding sequence ATGAAAATCGAAACTTACATAGGACAGTTATTGTATCGTTATCAGTGTGTAACGGTTCCAGGGTTTGGAGCTTTTTTAACCGAAATTCAATCGGCTCAGCTGAATGAAAGCACAAATTCATTTTTTCCACCCAAAAAAATGATCTCTTTCAATAGCCATCTAAAAAATAATGACGGACTATTAGCAAATCATATCGCTAACTCAGAAAAAACATCTTATGGGTTTGCTGTAAGTGCTATTGCTTTTGAAGTGGTAAACTGGAAAAAAACATTAGAAGAAAATGGGGTTATTAGCCTGAAAAACATAGGTGAAATTCGTTTAAATGCAGAGAAAAATATAATTTTTACACCAAACGATCAAACCAATTATTTGGCGACTTCTTTCGGATTAAGTCCGTTTGTTTCTCCACTTGTAAAAAAGGAAAACTTCGAGAAAAAAATCAAGGAGATCGAAGAAAGAGAACCTATTGCTTTATATGAAAATGATGAGGAAAGATCTTCTAATTCATTCTTAAAATATGCAGCCATTTTTGTTTTGGGATTAGGTATTACAGGAAGTATTGGATATCCTTTGTACCAAAATCAAATAGCAAACAAAACACTTATTGTAGAGAGCGCTGTTCAGAAAAAGGTACAAAACAAAATACAAGAAGCTACGTTTTTTATTCAGAGTCCATTGCCGGCTGTAACACTTTCTGTTGATTCTGCAAAAGTAGAAGTTGCTGCAGAAAAAATGATGTCATATCACATTATGGCAGGTGCGTACAGAAGCGAGCAAAATGCAAAAAAAGCTTACAACCAATTGATAAAAGACGGTTTTAAGGCCCGAATGCTAGGCGAAAACAAACATGGTTTATTCCCTGTTTTATACGGAAGTTACGCTACAATGGCCGAAGCCGAAAAAGCACAAAAAGAAATACAAAAAGGTGAAAATCCAGATGCCTGGATTCTTGTCGAAACACTATAA